In Candidatus Marsarchaeota archaeon, the sequence GCAGTTGCAAGCGGGCCTATCTACGAAAGAAAAAAGAAGGAGACATTACTTGTAGGGGTAATCGGAAGGATGGGCGTAATAGAGGGAATCCTTTCAGACAGAGTCGATATTGATGGAAACAATGCGGCGCAGAAGATAGCCAAGATGGCGCGCAAATCGCGTTTCTGCGACCAGATAAAGGCGGTTGCAATCAATGGGATAGCGATTGCAGGGCTCAATGTTGTTGACGTGAAAACGCTTGAAAGAAGACTGGGCGTGCCGGTAGTCATAATAACTAGAAAAAAACCTGATTTCAAAGCTTTGGAGAAAGCAATCATGAATCCCAAAGATAAAGATGCAGATTCGGCAAGAGGCAAGGTTGAAATTGTAAAGATGCTCAATTTAGAAAGACCGTTCAGAAAAGCAGGGGGATTCTACG encodes:
- a CDS encoding DUF99 family protein; protein product: MKEGVRFLAVASGPIYERKKKETLLVGVIGRMGVIEGILSDRVDIDGNNAAQKIAKMARKSRFCDQIKAVAINGIAIAGLNVVDVKTLERRLGVPVVIITRKKPDFKALEKAIMNPKDKDADSARGKVEIVKMLNLERPFRKAGGFYVQADNRINYGKGVATAFELLRIAHMIANGVSTGISKGRI